From a single Bradyrhizobium sediminis genomic region:
- a CDS encoding PQQ-dependent dehydrogenase, methanol/ethanol family has translation MRRSPRVDFARRFFRNIATDRHRTARLACAATAIGFGLALSFSPAIAQNAAKGSPDHIKAVTSAVDGASIKANTATSNDWPTIGLDYAETRFSKLNQINADNVKKLGLVWSYPLESSRGVEATPVVVDGIMYQTASWSVVHAIDARTGKRLWTFDPKIDREKGYKGCCDVVNRGVALWKGKVFVAAYDGRLIALDAATGQKVWEKDTLIDKEHSYTITGAPRVFNGKVVIGNGGAEYGARGYVTAYDADTGNQAWRWFTVPGDPSKPFEDESMAAAAKTWDPAGKYWINGGGGTAWDTITFDPELNMVYIGTGNGSPWNRDIRSPAGGDNLYLASLVALNADTGKYIWHYQETPGDHWDYTSTQPMILADLTIDGAPRKVILHAPKNGFFFVVDRTNGKFISAKNFVDVNWATGYDANGRPIEVPAARGEAAYDSIPGPFGAHNWHPMSFNPQTGLVYLPAQNVPLNLTPEKAFKQNAATPGKFGGATGWNVGFMLNATPPKAPAFGRLLAWDPVKQKEAWRAEYVAPWNGGTLTTAGNLVFQGTADGRFIAYNATTGEKLWESPTGTGVVAAAGTYMIDGKQYVTIAVGWGGVFGISQRVTELESPGTVYTFAIDGKAPLPAFVKYQTEGLLEGVKYDPKDVPEGTAIYVAACATCHGVPGVDKGGNVKNLGYVSKETITNLKDFVFKGPFNDQGMPDFTGKLTEADVVKIQAFIQGTADAIRPKK, from the coding sequence ATGAGACGTTCGCCACGCGTTGATTTTGCTCGCCGTTTTTTTCGCAACATCGCCACTGATCGACACCGGACGGCCCGCCTCGCCTGCGCCGCCACGGCAATCGGCTTCGGCCTGGCGCTTTCGTTCAGTCCCGCCATCGCCCAGAACGCCGCCAAAGGTTCTCCCGATCATATCAAGGCCGTGACATCGGCGGTCGACGGCGCCTCGATCAAGGCCAATACCGCGACCTCGAACGACTGGCCGACCATCGGTCTCGACTATGCCGAGACGCGCTTCAGCAAGCTCAACCAGATCAACGCCGACAACGTCAAGAAGCTCGGGCTGGTGTGGAGCTATCCGCTGGAATCCTCCCGCGGCGTCGAAGCGACGCCGGTCGTGGTCGACGGCATCATGTACCAGACCGCGTCCTGGAGCGTGGTGCACGCCATCGACGCGCGCACCGGCAAGCGACTCTGGACCTTCGATCCGAAGATCGATCGCGAGAAGGGCTACAAGGGCTGCTGCGACGTGGTCAATCGCGGCGTCGCGCTCTGGAAGGGCAAGGTCTTCGTCGCCGCCTATGACGGAAGGCTGATCGCGCTCGACGCGGCGACCGGCCAGAAGGTCTGGGAAAAGGACACCCTGATCGACAAGGAGCATTCCTACACCATCACCGGCGCGCCGCGCGTGTTCAACGGCAAGGTGGTGATCGGCAATGGCGGCGCCGAATATGGCGCGCGCGGCTACGTCACCGCCTATGACGCCGACACCGGCAACCAGGCATGGCGCTGGTTCACGGTGCCGGGCGATCCAAGCAAGCCGTTCGAGGATGAATCGATGGCGGCCGCGGCCAAGACCTGGGATCCGGCCGGCAAATACTGGATCAATGGCGGCGGCGGCACCGCCTGGGATACCATCACCTTCGATCCCGAATTGAACATGGTCTATATCGGCACCGGCAACGGCTCGCCCTGGAACCGCGACATCCGCAGCCCAGCCGGCGGCGACAACCTCTATCTGGCGTCGCTGGTGGCGCTGAACGCCGACACCGGAAAGTACATCTGGCATTACCAGGAAACCCCGGGCGACCACTGGGACTATACCTCGACCCAGCCGATGATCCTGGCCGACCTCACGATCGACGGTGCGCCGCGCAAGGTCATCCTGCATGCGCCGAAGAACGGCTTCTTCTTCGTCGTCGACCGCACCAACGGCAAGTTCATCTCGGCCAAGAACTTCGTCGATGTGAACTGGGCGACCGGCTACGACGCCAATGGGCGGCCGATCGAGGTGCCGGCGGCGCGCGGCGAAGCGGCCTATGACAGCATCCCCGGCCCGTTCGGCGCGCACAACTGGCACCCGATGTCGTTCAATCCGCAGACCGGCCTCGTCTACCTGCCGGCGCAGAACGTGCCGCTGAACCTGACGCCGGAAAAAGCCTTCAAGCAGAACGCGGCCACGCCCGGCAAGTTCGGCGGCGCCACCGGCTGGAACGTCGGCTTCATGCTCAACGCCACGCCGCCAAAGGCGCCAGCGTTCGGCCGGCTCCTGGCCTGGGATCCGGTCAAGCAGAAGGAGGCATGGCGCGCTGAGTATGTGGCGCCGTGGAACGGCGGCACCCTCACCACCGCGGGCAATCTGGTGTTCCAGGGCACCGCCGACGGCCGCTTCATCGCCTACAACGCCACCACGGGCGAAAAGCTCTGGGAAAGCCCGACCGGCACCGGCGTGGTGGCCGCGGCCGGGACCTACATGATCGACGGCAAGCAGTATGTGACCATCGCGGTCGGCTGGGGCGGCGTGTTCGGAATTTCGCAGCGCGTCACCGAGCTGGAGAGCCCGGGCACGGTCTATACCTTCGCGATCGACGGCAAGGCGCCGCTGCCGGCCTTCGTCAAGTACCAGACCGAGGGACTGCTGGAGGGCGTGAAATACGACCCGAAGGACGTGCCTGAAGGCACCGCGATCTACGTCGCCGCCTGCGCCACCTGCCATGGCGTCCCCGGCGTCGACAAGGGCGGCAACGTGAAGAACCTCGGTTACGTTTCGAAGGAGACGATCACCAACCTGAAGGACTTCGTATTCAAGGGCCCGTTCAACGATCAGGGCATGCCGGATTTTACCGGCAAGCTGACCGAAGCGGACGTGGTGAAGATCCAGGCCTTCATCCAGGGCACCGCGGACGCGATAAGGCCGAAGAAGTAG
- a CDS encoding ABC transporter substrate-binding protein, which yields MSKSFKALGLAVGALALTHLPAAAQTKVTNEGISATEIVIGTHQDLSGPIKVWGVPVSNGMKMAVEEINAAGGINGRKIKLILEDSGYDPKRAVLASQKMVERDKIFAMVGPMGSPTVLASQDVLFDAGVLQLFPLTAAEFTFKFDPAKPQERLKFNNLLPYVESTRAAVKYMIEGKNFKKPCIMHQDDEYGKNVLDGFTQQVAAMKLTPASVTSYKRGVSDFSAQVAKMKADGCDLVVLGTVIRETIGAMGEAKKLGWDVTFLGATPTNVLEVPALGKEAVEGLYAASGFEIPYEDTAKGKVKDWLTNYKKMFGTDANTQAIIGYNTVTTFAHYANKAGKDLTGQKMLDALESGDQFKDIFNSPPTKFSKTNHLANTITQVQQIKNGRWVLVKEGLMF from the coding sequence ATGTCGAAATCGTTCAAGGCGCTGGGCCTTGCGGTGGGCGCCCTCGCGCTGACCCACCTGCCGGCCGCAGCCCAGACCAAAGTCACCAATGAAGGCATCTCGGCGACCGAGATCGTCATCGGGACCCACCAGGACCTGTCCGGCCCGATCAAGGTCTGGGGCGTGCCGGTTTCCAACGGCATGAAAATGGCGGTCGAGGAAATCAATGCCGCCGGCGGCATCAACGGCCGCAAGATCAAGCTGATCCTCGAGGACTCGGGCTACGATCCGAAGCGCGCCGTGCTGGCGTCGCAGAAGATGGTCGAGCGCGACAAGATCTTCGCGATGGTCGGCCCGATGGGATCGCCGACCGTGCTGGCCTCGCAGGATGTCCTGTTCGATGCCGGGGTGCTGCAGTTGTTCCCGCTGACGGCTGCCGAATTCACCTTCAAGTTCGATCCGGCCAAGCCGCAGGAACGGCTGAAGTTCAACAACCTCCTGCCCTATGTCGAGAGCACCCGCGCGGCGGTCAAATACATGATCGAGGGCAAGAATTTCAAGAAGCCCTGCATCATGCATCAGGACGACGAGTACGGCAAAAACGTGCTCGACGGCTTCACCCAGCAGGTCGCCGCGATGAAGCTGACGCCGGCCTCGGTCACCAGCTACAAGCGCGGCGTATCCGACTTCAGCGCGCAGGTCGCCAAGATGAAAGCCGACGGCTGCGATCTGGTCGTGCTCGGCACGGTGATCCGCGAGACCATCGGCGCGATGGGCGAAGCCAAGAAGCTCGGGTGGGACGTCACCTTCCTCGGCGCCACGCCCACCAACGTGCTTGAAGTGCCGGCGCTCGGCAAGGAAGCGGTGGAAGGTCTCTATGCCGCGTCAGGCTTCGAGATTCCCTACGAAGACACCGCGAAGGGAAAAGTGAAGGACTGGCTCACCAACTACAAGAAGATGTTCGGCACCGACGCCAACACCCAGGCCATTATCGGTTACAATACGGTGACGACGTTCGCGCACTATGCGAACAAGGCCGGCAAGGATCTGACCGGCCAGAAAATGCTCGATGCGCTGGAGTCCGGCGACCAGTTCAAGGATATCTTCAATTCGCCGCCGACCAAGTTCTCCAAGACCAACCATCTCGCCAACACCATCACGCAGGTCCAGCAGATCAAGAACGGCCGCTGGGTGCTGGTGAAGGAAGGCCTGATGTTCTGA
- a CDS encoding AMP-dependent synthetase/ligase: MARPAVLTVADTIARSFLQAVEKRGDRPAIREKKFGIWQPTSWRQWLEISREIAYGLHAVGFRPGDVASIIANAVPEWVYADMGILCAGGVSSGIYPTDSSVQVEYLINDSRTKVIFAEDEEQLDKILACRARCPTLEKIVVFDMEGLSGFIDPMVMSLAEFMALGSNHIQDHETLWDEMVGSRGADDLAILVYTSGTTGPPKGAMHSNRGVTHQMRHANDLFPSTDSEERLVFLPLCHVAERIGGYYISLALGSVMNFAESPETVPDNLREVQPTAFLAVPRVWEKFYSGITIALKDATPFQNWMYRQALAVGYRQTEYKLQGDAAPLSLRLANQAAYWLVFRNIRRMLGLDRCRLAFTGAAPISPDLIRWYLALGIDMREVYGQTENCGVATVMPAERVKLGSVGKAAPWGEVKISPEGEILIKGDYLFMGYLNQPEKTAETIDTKGWLHTGDVGSIDNEGFIKITDRMKDIIITSGGKNITPSEIENQLKFSPYVSDAVVIGDKRPFLTCLIMIDQENVEKYAQDHDIPFTNYASLCRAPEIQDLIQREIEAVNVNFARVETIKKFFLIERQLTPEDEELTPTMKLKRSFVNKRYASEIEAMYGQRAVA, from the coding sequence ATGGCCAGACCCGCAGTGCTGACTGTGGCGGACACGATCGCGAGGAGCTTTCTGCAGGCCGTGGAAAAACGCGGCGACCGGCCGGCGATCCGCGAGAAGAAGTTCGGTATCTGGCAGCCGACCAGCTGGCGCCAGTGGCTGGAGATTTCCAGGGAAATCGCCTACGGGCTGCATGCCGTCGGCTTCCGGCCGGGAGACGTTGCCTCGATCATCGCCAACGCGGTGCCGGAATGGGTTTACGCCGACATGGGCATCCTGTGTGCCGGCGGTGTTTCTTCGGGCATCTATCCGACCGATTCCTCGGTCCAGGTCGAATATCTCATCAACGATTCCCGTACCAAGGTCATCTTCGCCGAGGACGAGGAGCAGCTCGACAAGATCCTGGCGTGCCGCGCGCGCTGTCCGACCCTCGAGAAGATCGTCGTGTTCGACATGGAGGGCCTGAGCGGCTTCATCGATCCGATGGTGATGTCGCTCGCCGAGTTCATGGCGCTCGGCAGCAATCACATCCAGGACCACGAAACGCTGTGGGACGAGATGGTCGGAAGCCGCGGCGCCGACGATCTCGCCATCCTGGTCTACACCTCCGGCACCACCGGCCCACCCAAGGGCGCCATGCATTCCAACCGCGGCGTCACCCATCAGATGCGTCACGCCAACGATCTGTTTCCGTCCACCGACAGCGAAGAGCGGCTGGTGTTCCTGCCGCTCTGCCACGTCGCCGAGCGGATCGGCGGCTATTACATCTCGCTGGCGCTGGGATCGGTGATGAACTTCGCCGAAAGCCCGGAGACGGTGCCGGACAATTTGCGCGAAGTGCAGCCCACCGCGTTTCTGGCGGTGCCGCGGGTCTGGGAGAAATTCTATTCCGGCATCACGATCGCGCTGAAGGACGCCACCCCGTTCCAGAACTGGATGTACCGCCAGGCGCTGGCGGTGGGCTATCGCCAGACCGAATACAAGCTGCAGGGCGATGCGGCTCCGTTGTCGTTGCGGCTCGCCAATCAGGCGGCCTACTGGCTGGTGTTCCGCAACATCCGCCGCATGCTGGGGCTGGATCGCTGCCGGCTGGCCTTCACCGGAGCGGCGCCGATCTCGCCGGATCTGATCCGCTGGTACCTCGCGCTCGGCATCGACATGCGCGAAGTCTATGGCCAGACCGAAAACTGCGGCGTGGCCACCGTGATGCCGGCGGAGCGCGTCAAGCTCGGCTCGGTCGGCAAGGCCGCGCCCTGGGGCGAGGTCAAGATCTCGCCGGAAGGCGAAATCCTGATCAAGGGCGACTATTTGTTCATGGGCTACCTCAATCAGCCGGAGAAGACCGCCGAGACCATCGACACCAAGGGGTGGCTGCACACCGGCGACGTCGGCTCGATCGATAACGAGGGCTTCATCAAGATCACCGACCGGATGAAGGACATCATCATCACCTCGGGCGGCAAGAACATCACGCCCTCGGAAATCGAGAACCAGCTCAAATTCTCGCCCTATGTCTCCGACGCCGTGGTGATCGGCGACAAACGGCCGTTCCTGACCTGCCTGATCATGATCGACCAGGAGAACGTCGAAAAATACGCCCAGGACCACGATATTCCCTTCACCAATTATGCGAGCCTGTGCCGGGCGCCGGAAATCCAGGATCTGATCCAGCGCGAGATCGAGGCGGTGAACGTCAATTTCGCGCGGGTCGAAACCATCAAGAAATTCTTCCTGATCGAGCGCCAGCTGACGCCCGAGGACGAGGAATTGACACCGACCATGAAGCTGAAGCGCAGTTTCGTGAACAAGCGTTACGCGAGCGAGATCGAAGCCATGTATGGCCAGCGGGCGGTCGCGTAG
- a CDS encoding ABC transporter ATP-binding protein, translating into MSTPDIILKLSNIESYYGPIMAIRGISIEVPRGQIVTLLGANGAGKTTVLKTISGILDPQKGSIEFLGKPIQRMEADKIVRLGLSHVPEGREVFPFLSVRENLMMGAYPRSDREAVAEDLERVYGYFPRLRERINQPAGQLSGGEQQMLAIGRALMNRPTLLLLDEPSLGLSPILVKEIFTIIKRVNEEQGMSILLVEQNAKIALETAHYGYVLEIGRVVMNDSCERLMHSKDIQEFYLGAKEEGARGERRWKKKKTWR; encoded by the coding sequence ATGAGCACTCCCGACATCATCCTGAAGCTCAGCAATATCGAGAGCTATTACGGGCCGATCATGGCCATCCGCGGCATCAGCATCGAGGTGCCGCGCGGCCAGATCGTCACCCTGCTCGGCGCCAACGGCGCCGGCAAGACCACGGTGCTCAAGACCATTTCCGGCATTCTCGATCCGCAGAAGGGCTCGATCGAATTTCTCGGTAAGCCGATCCAGCGCATGGAGGCCGACAAGATCGTGCGGCTCGGCCTCAGTCATGTGCCCGAGGGGCGCGAAGTGTTTCCGTTCCTGAGCGTGCGCGAGAACCTGATGATGGGCGCCTATCCGCGCAGCGACCGCGAGGCGGTCGCCGAGGATCTGGAGCGGGTCTACGGCTATTTCCCGCGGCTGCGGGAACGGATCAACCAGCCGGCCGGGCAGCTTTCGGGCGGCGAGCAGCAGATGCTCGCGATCGGACGCGCCCTGATGAACCGTCCGACGCTGCTGCTGCTCGACGAGCCCTCGCTTGGCCTGTCGCCGATCCTGGTCAAGGAGATCTTCACGATCATCAAGCGGGTCAACGAGGAGCAGGGCATGTCGATCCTGCTGGTCGAGCAGAACGCCAAGATCGCGCTGGAGACGGCGCATTACGGCTACGTACTGGAGATCGGCCGGGTCGTCATGAACGACAGCTGCGAGCGGCTGATGCATTCCAAGGACATCCAGGAATTCTATCTCGGCGCCAAGGAAGAGGGTGCGCGGGGCGAACGGCGTTGGAAAAAGAAGAAAACGTGGCGTTGA
- a CDS encoding ABC transporter ATP-binding protein, protein MSYFRAENLSLHFGGLKAVDAVSFAVEKGEILSIIGPNGAGKSSIFNLISRIYPPTSGKIFFEDQDITEEPAFGIAKLGIARTFQNIELFENATVLNNLLVGRHRHSTTQLWQEFLFLPSVRSNEKIHRRRVEQVIEFLDLEPYRDKLISGLPYGVRKVIELARALCSEPKLILLDEPSSGLNVEETDDMSFWIRDMKTELGVTVLMVEHDMTLVNRVSDRVIALNYGKVLAMGSPAEVQRHPDVVAAYLGA, encoded by the coding sequence ATGAGCTATTTCCGCGCCGAAAACCTGTCGCTGCATTTCGGCGGCCTGAAGGCCGTCGACGCCGTCTCCTTCGCGGTGGAGAAAGGCGAGATTCTTTCCATCATCGGTCCCAACGGGGCCGGCAAGAGTTCGATCTTCAACCTGATATCGCGGATCTATCCCCCGACCTCGGGAAAGATCTTCTTCGAGGATCAGGATATCACCGAGGAGCCCGCGTTCGGCATCGCCAAGCTCGGCATCGCCCGCACCTTCCAGAACATCGAACTGTTCGAGAATGCCACCGTCCTGAACAACCTCCTGGTCGGCCGGCACCGGCATTCCACCACCCAGCTCTGGCAGGAATTCCTGTTTCTGCCGAGCGTGCGCAGCAACGAGAAAATCCATCGCCGCCGCGTCGAGCAGGTGATCGAATTTCTCGATCTCGAGCCATACCGCGACAAGCTGATCTCGGGGCTGCCCTATGGCGTGCGCAAGGTGATCGAACTGGCGCGGGCGCTATGCAGCGAGCCGAAGCTGATCCTGCTCGACGAGCCATCGTCCGGTTTGAACGTCGAGGAAACCGACGACATGTCGTTCTGGATCCGGGACATGAAGACCGAACTCGGCGTCACCGTGCTGATGGTTGAACACGACATGACGCTGGTGAACCGCGTCTCCGACCGTGTGATCGCACTGAACTACGGCAAGGTGCTGGCGATGGGATCGCCGGCCGAGGTGCAGCGTCATCCCGACGTCGTTGCCGCCTATCTCGGCGCCTAG
- a CDS encoding branched-chain amino acid ABC transporter permease gives MRFMFKTDYEDDIKLFPHSGYMVTYGVLLAFLMVAPFVLSSYIVSQLVFVCIYATVGVGLMILTGFTGQASLGHAAFLAIGAYTAAYLQQFNVPFPVYFLAAGLLTGVIGAMVGFPALRLQGIYLVIATISFAFIVEEILARWETVTNGNEGMRVKAIQLLGTSVSRDSPAFYFLCLGVLVLTIVGTLNLLRSPTGRAFVAIRDSETAARSMGVNVSLYKVKSFAISAAITGFAGCLFAHKLSFISPEMFTLQLSIEFIIVILIGGTFSLHGAVLGAIFIVMIDPFLTYLKDDVPGMISGVAATLGAGAERAAAVKSSVAAFASANGLKGAIYGVIIVLFVLFEPLGLYGRWLKIKLFFQLFPLYKRATFKRQKIYVKSERNR, from the coding sequence ATGCGTTTCATGTTCAAGACCGACTATGAAGACGACATAAAGCTGTTTCCGCACTCGGGCTACATGGTCACCTACGGCGTCCTGCTCGCGTTCCTGATGGTCGCACCGTTCGTTCTCTCCAGTTACATCGTCAGCCAGCTGGTTTTCGTCTGCATCTATGCCACCGTCGGCGTCGGGCTGATGATCCTGACCGGATTCACCGGGCAGGCCTCGCTCGGCCATGCCGCCTTTCTCGCCATCGGCGCCTATACCGCGGCCTATCTGCAGCAGTTCAACGTCCCGTTCCCGGTATATTTCCTGGCCGCCGGACTGCTGACCGGCGTGATCGGCGCGATGGTCGGATTCCCGGCACTGCGGCTGCAGGGCATCTATCTCGTGATCGCGACGATTTCCTTCGCCTTCATCGTCGAGGAGATCCTGGCGCGGTGGGAAACCGTGACCAACGGCAACGAGGGCATGCGCGTCAAGGCGATCCAGCTGCTCGGCACATCAGTGTCGCGCGACAGCCCGGCCTTCTATTTCCTGTGCCTGGGTGTGCTGGTCCTGACCATCGTGGGTACGCTCAACCTGTTGCGCTCGCCGACGGGGCGCGCCTTCGTCGCGATCCGCGACAGCGAGACCGCGGCGAGATCCATGGGCGTCAACGTCTCGCTCTACAAGGTCAAGTCGTTTGCGATCTCGGCCGCCATCACCGGGTTTGCCGGCTGCCTGTTCGCCCACAAGCTGTCCTTCATCAGCCCGGAAATGTTCACGCTGCAGCTCTCGATCGAGTTCATCATCGTGATCCTGATCGGCGGCACCTTCAGCCTGCACGGCGCGGTGCTGGGCGCGATCTTCATCGTCATGATCGATCCGTTCCTGACCTACCTCAAGGACGACGTGCCCGGCATGATCTCCGGCGTCGCCGCGACGCTGGGCGCCGGCGCCGAGCGCGCCGCGGCCGTCAAGAGCAGCGTCGCCGCCTTCGCCTCGGCGAACGGGTTGAAGGGCGCGATCTACGGGGTGATCATCGTGCTTTTCGTGCTGTTCGAGCCGCTCGGCCTCTACGGGCGCTGGCTGAAGATCAAGCTCTTCTTTCAGCTGTTCCCGCTCTACAAGCGCGCCACCTTCAAGCGGCAGAAGATCTACGTGAAATCGGAGCGTAACCGATGA
- a CDS encoding branched-chain amino acid ABC transporter permease codes for MLDFVQQLVSGIALGCVYGLIALGFVLVYKATEVVNFAQGDLMMLGGFFAFTFIGILGLNYWIGFAGAVAAMALFGMLAERVVVRPILGYPQFSIIMATIGLGYFLRSVAGIIWGTDDLKIETPFSQGVLRIGSLVLAYDKLSVIAATIILCALLYLFFNRTTLGTAMRASSENMLAAYYMGIPVKRVVSIVWAISAAVATCAGVLLAPITFIHSNVGLVLGLKAFPAAVLGGFGSIPGAVVGGVLIGVIESMAGFYLPQGWKDVAPYVVLLAVLLLKPEGLFGHHVRKKV; via the coding sequence ATGCTGGACTTCGTTCAGCAGTTGGTGAGCGGTATTGCGCTCGGCTGCGTTTACGGCCTAATCGCGCTCGGCTTCGTCCTTGTATACAAGGCTACCGAGGTCGTGAACTTCGCGCAGGGCGACCTGATGATGCTGGGCGGATTCTTCGCCTTCACCTTCATCGGCATTCTCGGACTCAATTACTGGATCGGATTTGCCGGCGCGGTCGCGGCAATGGCGCTGTTCGGCATGCTGGCGGAGCGCGTCGTGGTGCGCCCGATCCTCGGTTATCCGCAGTTTTCCATCATCATGGCGACGATCGGGCTCGGATATTTCCTGCGCTCCGTCGCCGGCATCATCTGGGGCACCGACGATCTCAAGATCGAGACGCCGTTCAGCCAGGGCGTGTTGCGAATCGGCTCTCTGGTGCTGGCCTATGACAAGCTCTCGGTGATCGCGGCGACCATCATTCTTTGCGCACTGCTCTATCTGTTCTTCAACCGGACCACGCTCGGCACCGCAATGCGGGCGAGTTCGGAGAACATGCTGGCCGCCTACTACATGGGCATCCCGGTCAAGCGCGTGGTGTCGATCGTGTGGGCGATATCGGCGGCGGTCGCGACCTGCGCCGGCGTGCTGCTGGCGCCGATCACCTTCATCCACTCCAATGTCGGTCTGGTGCTGGGATTGAAGGCGTTTCCGGCTGCCGTGCTCGGCGGCTTCGGCTCGATACCGGGGGCGGTGGTCGGCGGCGTGCTGATCGGCGTTATCGAAAGCATGGCCGGCTTCTATCTGCCGCAGGGATGGAAGGACGTCGCGCCCTACGTCGTTCTGCTGGCGGTGTTGCTGCTCAAGCCCGAAGGCCTGTTCGGCCATCACGTGCGCAAGAAGGTTTGA
- a CDS encoding ABC transporter ATP-binding protein: MKPDESALELRGLTKRFDRVAVDALDLTVRSGEFYALLGPNGAGKTTTLRMVAGLLRPDAGSVSVLGIDALADPVAAKQVTAWVSDEPMIYDKLTPLEYLEFVAGLWGIAPAVSEPSARNLLVSLGLEPHLHERCEGFSKGMRQKVALAGALVHDPRLIILDEPLTGLDAVSARHVKGLLGERVRSGCTVIMTTHILEVAERMADRIGVIASGRLVAEGTLTELRQQNGRNDTSLEDMFIALVDTEAAAA; the protein is encoded by the coding sequence ATGAAGCCCGATGAATCCGCGCTGGAGTTACGAGGGTTAACGAAGCGTTTTGACCGCGTGGCGGTCGATGCACTCGATCTGACCGTCCGGTCAGGCGAATTCTATGCGCTGCTCGGGCCCAATGGCGCCGGCAAGACCACGACGCTGCGCATGGTGGCCGGCCTGCTCAGGCCGGACGCCGGCTCGGTGTCGGTACTCGGCATCGACGCGCTGGCCGATCCGGTCGCAGCCAAGCAGGTCACCGCATGGGTTTCGGACGAACCGATGATCTATGACAAGCTGACCCCGCTGGAATATCTCGAATTCGTCGCCGGGCTCTGGGGCATCGCGCCTGCGGTTTCGGAACCGTCGGCGCGCAATCTCCTGGTCTCGCTCGGCCTGGAACCGCATCTGCACGAACGTTGCGAGGGATTCTCCAAGGGCATGCGCCAGAAGGTGGCGCTGGCCGGGGCATTGGTCCACGATCCGCGCCTGATCATCCTCGATGAACCGCTCACCGGCCTCGACGCCGTCTCGGCGCGTCACGTCAAGGGCCTGCTCGGCGAACGGGTGCGTTCCGGCTGCACCGTGATCATGACCACGCATATCCTGGAAGTCGCCGAACGGATGGCCGACCGGATCGGCGTCATCGCATCCGGACGGCTGGTCGCCGAAGGCACGCTTACCGAACTGCGCCAGCAGAACGGGCGCAACGACACCAGCCTCGAGGACATGTTCATCGCGCTGGTCGATACCGAGGCCGCTGCCGCATGA